The Coleofasciculaceae cyanobacterium genome contains a region encoding:
- a CDS encoding ABC transporter ATP-binding protein → MVIMHLEISRLHKQFLTKKGAIVALKDINLHVETGEFICVVGASGSGKSTLLRLIAGLDLPTSGTITVDNQIIIGPGADRGMVFQKYTLYPWMTVQKNVEFGLKLLKVSAQERKETASYYLNIVGLANFAKSLPKELSGGMKQRVAIARALATNPKILLMDEPFGALDIQTKETMQQFLLEIWRKTDCTILMITHDVTEAVFLSQRVYVFSAQPGTVKQEFKIELPSDRNYQIKRQPIFHQQTDEIIDLLKFS, encoded by the coding sequence ATGGTCATTATGCATCTGGAAATATCTCGTTTACACAAACAATTTTTGACCAAGAAAGGGGCAATAGTTGCTCTTAAAGATATTAATCTGCACGTTGAGACGGGAGAGTTTATCTGTGTGGTAGGTGCTTCGGGTTCTGGTAAATCTACCCTACTGCGGTTGATTGCGGGTTTAGATTTGCCCACATCAGGAACAATTACTGTAGACAATCAGATAATTATAGGGCCAGGTGCAGATCGAGGCATGGTGTTTCAGAAATATACTCTTTATCCCTGGATGACAGTTCAAAAGAATGTCGAATTTGGCTTAAAGCTATTAAAAGTTTCGGCTCAGGAACGAAAAGAAACAGCTTCTTATTACCTAAATATTGTCGGTCTGGCTAATTTTGCTAAATCTTTACCCAAAGAACTGTCAGGAGGCATGAAACAGCGGGTAGCAATCGCTCGTGCCTTAGCTACCAACCCGAAAATACTGCTTATGGACGAACCATTTGGGGCATTGGATATTCAAACCAAAGAAACTATGCAGCAGTTTCTCTTAGAAATTTGGCGTAAAACAGACTGCACTATTTTGATGATTACCCATGATGTAACAGAAGCCGTATTTTTATCCCAGAGAGTTTATGTCTTTTCTGCCCAACCAGGTACAGTCAAACAGGAATTTAAGATCGAGTTGCCTAGCGATCGCAATTATCAAATCAAACGCCAGCCAATTTTTCATCAACAGACCGATGAAATTATCGATCTACTAAAGTTTAGCTGA